The proteins below come from a single Candidatus Bathyarchaeota archaeon genomic window:
- a CDS encoding DNA-directed RNA polymerase subunit L encodes MNIKVLKRTDNELKIEIQGADHGLCNLLQKKILEEKNVDVSGYDVPHPLASSPVIYIRMLNGASPDEALISAAKKAMANNETFSKELENAVKA; translated from the coding sequence ATGAATATTAAAGTTTTAAAACGCACAGACAACGAGCTTAAGATTGAAATCCAAGGCGCAGACCATGGATTGTGCAACCTGCTTCAAAAGAAAATCCTTGAAGAAAAAAACGTTGATGTCTCCGGTTATGATGTTCCTCACCCATTAGCTTCAAGTCCAGTTATCTACATTAGGATGCTAAACGGTGCAAGCCCTGATGAAGCACTGATTTCTGCAGCTAAAAAAGCAATGGCAAACAATGAAACATTTAGTAAAGAATTAGAAAACGCTGTCAAAGCCTAA
- a CDS encoding transcription factor S, with amino-acid sequence MEFCPKCGTRLEPKKSKTGKEASLVLACPKCGYKKSDSEKIESKIASKVIQHNPQQLVAVIGKEEQKLTTLPTVHIECPKCGNNTAYVWQVQTRGADESSTQFLCCTKCNYTFREYS; translated from the coding sequence ATGGAATTTTGTCCTAAATGCGGTACACGCCTCGAACCAAAGAAATCTAAAACCGGTAAAGAAGCCTCTTTAGTTCTTGCTTGCCCAAAATGCGGATACAAGAAATCTGACTCTGAAAAAATCGAGTCTAAAATAGCCTCTAAAGTAATCCAGCATAACCCCCAGCAGCTAGTTGCAGTCATCGGCAAAGAAGAACAAAAACTAACCACGCTTCCCACGGTTCATATTGAATGTCCAAAATGCGGAAACAACACAGCGTATGTTTGGCAAGTGCAAACTCGCGGTGCTGACGAGTCATCCACGCAGTTCCTGTGCTGTACAAAATGCAATTATACCTTTAGAGAGTACAGCTAA
- the pcn gene encoding proliferating cell nuclear antigen (pcna): MFKLKVSDAKLLKDMATAISILVDEATFKIDPEGLKLRAMDPSRVAMIDFEWPKTIFEEYICEEPTKMCINISELLKLIKRASKDESVELSLDDKTGRLQIKITGKYSRNFNMPTLEASEEEVPTPKITFNVKAKTTTQGLSQAIEDAQLVSDHVRMEAETEKLTLSASGDLMGATITLQKGSDALLDLEVKETTKATFSLSYLSEIIKAASATSEIATLEFSTDMPIRIDFQQTKEGKLTFFLAPRIETE, translated from the coding sequence ATGTTTAAGCTAAAAGTATCTGACGCTAAACTGTTAAAAGATATGGCTACTGCCATTTCCATTCTTGTAGATGAAGCCACATTCAAAATTGACCCCGAAGGCTTAAAACTGCGTGCCATGGACCCATCACGCGTCGCCATGATTGACTTCGAATGGCCAAAAACCATATTCGAAGAGTACATTTGTGAAGAACCCACAAAAATGTGCATCAACATAAGCGAGTTGCTTAAACTTATCAAACGCGCAAGCAAAGACGAATCAGTAGAGTTATCGTTAGATGACAAAACTGGACGTCTGCAAATTAAAATCACAGGGAAATACAGCCGAAACTTCAACATGCCTACTCTTGAGGCATCAGAAGAAGAGGTTCCTACTCCAAAAATCACCTTTAACGTAAAAGCCAAAACCACAACTCAAGGCTTAAGTCAAGCAATCGAAGACGCCCAGCTCGTCAGCGACCACGTACGCATGGAAGCTGAAACTGAAAAACTCACCCTGAGTGCTTCAGGCGACCTGATGGGTGCAACAATCACACTGCAGAAAGGCAGCGATGCACTGCTTGATTTAGAGGTTAAAGAAACAACCAAGGCAACTTTTAGCTTAAGCTACCTTTCCGAAATCATCAAAGCCGCCTCTGCAACCTCCGAAATCGCCACACTTGAGTTTTCCACTGATATGCCTATCAGAATTGACTTCCAGCAGACTAAAGAGGGCAAGTTAACTTTCTTCTTGGCGCCAAGAATAGAAACAGAGTAA
- the dph2 gene encoding diphthamide biosynthesis enzyme Dph2 has protein sequence MNGFDFEEERIKQEITKLAAKRVLLQMPEGLKPEAPRIAKIIEKHGAVAFISSDPCYGACDIAISEAQGLGVDLIVHFGHARMVKHEAISTIYVEARATVTIDDAFAQALPMLKDYTRIGLAMSVQHLQFLDQAREFLTRSGKTVIVGNAGRLGYAGQVIGCNYGNVKSIADEVEAFLFVGGGIFHALGIALNTGKPTFVADPYDKRAYTVNTEAQKILRQRWAAVQEAQDAKSFGVIVGLKLGQKHLDDALKVKEVAEKKGKMAFLLAGREITPETLLEFPTLDAYVNTACPRISLEATSKFSKPVLTVNEFMVVAGEVSWENMLKKGLFEK, from the coding sequence ATGAACGGCTTTGATTTTGAAGAAGAACGCATCAAACAGGAAATCACAAAGCTGGCTGCTAAACGTGTTCTGTTGCAGATGCCTGAAGGCTTAAAACCTGAAGCGCCCCGAATAGCAAAAATTATTGAAAAACACGGTGCAGTAGCGTTTATCTCCTCTGACCCTTGCTATGGCGCCTGCGACATCGCCATTTCAGAAGCCCAAGGCTTAGGTGTGGATTTGATTGTGCATTTTGGACATGCTCGCATGGTTAAGCATGAGGCAATTTCAACCATTTACGTAGAAGCAAGAGCTACCGTAACAATTGATGATGCCTTTGCACAAGCTTTACCAATGCTTAAGGATTACACCAGAATTGGTTTAGCCATGTCTGTTCAGCATCTGCAGTTTCTTGACCAAGCCCGCGAGTTCTTAACTCGCTCAGGAAAAACCGTGATTGTGGGCAACGCTGGGCGGCTGGGTTACGCTGGACAAGTCATCGGCTGCAACTACGGTAACGTCAAATCCATCGCTGATGAAGTTGAGGCTTTCCTGTTTGTGGGCGGCGGAATTTTCCACGCGCTAGGCATCGCACTAAACACTGGCAAACCAACTTTTGTCGCTGACCCCTACGACAAACGCGCCTACACAGTGAACACTGAAGCCCAAAAAATTCTACGGCAACGCTGGGCAGCTGTCCAAGAAGCGCAAGATGCTAAGTCTTTCGGCGTGATTGTGGGATTAAAGCTTGGGCAGAAACATTTAGATGATGCCCTAAAAGTCAAAGAAGTAGCTGAGAAAAAGGGCAAGATGGCCTTCTTGTTGGCTGGCAGAGAAATTACGCCTGAAACACTGCTTGAGTTTCCAACATTGGACGCTTACGTGAACACGGCTTGCCCCAGAATTTCCTTGGAGGCTACAAGCAAGTTTTCTAAGCCTGTACTTACTGTTAATGAGTTTATGGTGGTTGCTGGCGAGGTTTCATGGGAGAACATGCTCAAAAAAGGCTTATTCGAAAAATAG
- a CDS encoding exosome complex RNA-binding protein Csl4 encodes MTLKQPEQKSGILVLPGERLGVIEEFIPDSGTYVKDGVIYSRIIGRALMDLLNKKVSVYPVGNAVAAPKVGTVVIGQVGNAQSDNVLVKIFKIGRKKLSGNFSGILHVSDVSDRYINSMSEVCKTGDIIRAKVISEKNQIYHLSTSDRNLGTLYSFCGRCGGLLEQRKYEMYCTKCGSIEKRKTAQDYGQEQM; translated from the coding sequence ATGACTCTCAAACAACCTGAACAAAAAAGCGGCATCTTAGTGTTGCCTGGCGAACGTCTTGGTGTTATTGAAGAATTTATTCCTGACTCAGGCACATACGTAAAAGACGGCGTAATCTACTCAAGAATCATTGGCCGCGCATTAATGGATTTACTTAACAAAAAAGTCAGCGTGTACCCAGTCGGTAACGCTGTAGCAGCACCAAAAGTCGGCACAGTAGTTATTGGTCAAGTTGGAAACGCCCAATCCGATAATGTGCTGGTCAAAATCTTTAAGATTGGTCGGAAAAAACTCTCTGGCAACTTCTCAGGAATCCTTCACGTTTCAGATGTTTCAGACCGCTACATTAACTCAATGAGCGAAGTCTGCAAGACAGGCGACATAATCCGAGCCAAAGTAATCAGCGAAAAAAACCAAATCTACCACCTCTCAACTTCAGACCGCAACTTAGGTACGCTCTACAGTTTCTGTGGACGCTGTGGTGGTCTGCTTGAACAGCGAAAATACGAAATGTACTGCACAAAATGTGGTAGTATTGAAAAACGTAAAACTGCTCAAGATTATGGGCAAGAACAAATGTAA
- a CDS encoding DNA primase large subunit PriL, translating to MPSLFNAFTDSDIAKYPFLKETSQKVQQQDLRIASLANDDMAEIVALAEERVITAINFVRTKEKIEKIGNLNSEIFSFPIALLLVSATENSFVRKRYALAEAKQATLNLTSEKSLEKIKRISENFDWKTILNQRANPELPYEYALSLADYLRNTSHLHDKNWKLINRILYDGYVYLHKPDFIRLLEEEIKRNIEARLGGAEPPELPEKLVPVIERIQKIATDVLGTMEDESFPKVVVQEAFPPCINALYDEASKNHHLSHMGRFTLTSFLVYIGMSPEQLNELYKSFFSDYNERLTRYQIEHIAGERGSGTKYTPPQCSVLQTHGLCKNPDELCRRAYHPLKYYRRKQAKALAKQATVSK from the coding sequence ATGCCAAGTTTATTTAATGCTTTCACAGACTCTGACATAGCTAAATATCCCTTTCTAAAAGAAACCTCGCAGAAAGTTCAACAGCAAGACCTCCGAATTGCGTCTTTGGCTAATGATGATATGGCTGAAATTGTTGCTCTTGCTGAAGAAAGAGTAATTACCGCTATAAATTTTGTCCGAACTAAAGAAAAAATTGAAAAAATAGGAAATTTAAACTCTGAAATTTTTTCTTTTCCCATTGCGCTGCTACTTGTTTCTGCCACCGAGAATTCTTTTGTACGAAAACGCTACGCGCTGGCTGAGGCTAAGCAGGCAACCCTGAACCTTACCAGCGAAAAATCCTTAGAGAAGATTAAGCGCATCTCAGAAAATTTTGACTGGAAAACCATCCTAAACCAAAGAGCTAATCCTGAATTGCCATACGAGTACGCGCTTTCCCTTGCTGATTACCTGCGAAACACTTCGCATCTGCATGATAAAAATTGGAAACTAATCAACCGCATCCTCTACGACGGGTACGTTTACCTGCATAAACCAGACTTCATCCGGCTTTTAGAGGAAGAAATCAAGCGAAACATTGAAGCACGTCTGGGCGGAGCTGAACCGCCTGAATTACCTGAGAAACTGGTCCCAGTTATCGAACGAATACAAAAAATCGCCACTGATGTTTTAGGCACGATGGAAGATGAAAGCTTCCCAAAAGTTGTTGTGCAAGAAGCTTTCCCGCCCTGCATAAACGCGCTCTATGACGAGGCATCCAAAAACCATCACCTCTCTCACATGGGACGCTTCACACTCACATCCTTCCTAGTTTACATTGGCATGTCACCTGAACAGCTAAACGAGTTATACAAAAGCTTCTTCTCCGACTACAACGAGCGGTTAACGCGTTATCAAATCGAGCACATCGCGGGAGAACGCGGTTCAGGTACCAAATACACGCCCCCACAATGCTCTGTCCTGCAGACTCATGGATTGTGCAAGAACCCTGACGAACTCTGTCGCCGAGCGTATCATCCCCTAAAATATTACAGGCGTAAGCAAGCTAAAGCATTGGCTAAACAAGCTACTGTCAGTAAATAA
- a CDS encoding METTL5 family protein yields MGEHAQKRLIRKIDLQVFLSSLKANPSPKVELEQYTTTEAPAATMLYLAYLNGDLAGKTVVDLGCGTGRLGLGAAFLGAESVVGIDIDKSALAVAVENSKQPPIMHTPDWIVGDIAAVQGRFDTVLQNPPFGVQKRNADRAFLQKALEIGGSIYSLHSHPEVDRELIKRLKSKGMLQVEPSPFLERFVADYGGRVLVVYALLMTIPKMFEFHTKIRHDFVIDLYVVAGKNRQR; encoded by the coding sequence ATGGGAGAACATGCTCAAAAAAGGCTTATTCGAAAAATAGACCTACAAGTTTTCCTGTCAAGCCTAAAAGCTAACCCATCGCCCAAGGTTGAGCTTGAACAATACACCACCACCGAAGCCCCCGCCGCCACAATGCTTTACCTTGCTTACCTAAACGGTGACCTTGCAGGAAAAACCGTGGTTGACTTAGGCTGCGGAACAGGACGCTTGGGGCTTGGAGCAGCATTTCTCGGAGCAGAAAGTGTTGTGGGCATTGACATTGACAAGTCTGCTTTGGCAGTGGCAGTAGAAAACTCGAAACAACCCCCAATAATGCACACGCCAGACTGGATTGTAGGAGACATAGCCGCGGTTCAGGGGCGTTTTGATACGGTTTTGCAAAACCCGCCCTTTGGAGTGCAGAAGCGTAATGCAGACCGTGCTTTTCTGCAAAAAGCCCTTGAAATTGGTGGTTCCATTTATTCTTTGCACAGTCATCCTGAGGTTGACCGGGAACTGATTAAGCGGCTTAAGTCTAAGGGTATGTTGCAGGTTGAGCCTTCGCCTTTTCTGGAGCGCTTCGTTGCTGATTATGGCGGTAGGGTCTTGGTTGTTTACGCTTTGTTGATGACTATTCCTAAAATGTTCGAGTTCCACACTAAAATTCGTCATGATTTTGTGATTGATTTGTATGTGGTTGCTGGAAAAAACAGGCAAAGGTAA
- a CDS encoding DUF99 family protein, producing MVLENFRVIKPEIRVLGIDDAPHIPRTKTYVPGVGAVFRGGFWLEGVLSTKVLVDGFDSTKALSDMITGSPHFKQLRVVMINGITLGGFNIVDISALNKATGLPVIAVSRKNPNLTKVYQAIRKLSQPEERLKVLDNAGEIVPISLKNRRGQLFIQTVGIALDDAQKILDLTATRSITPEPLRVAHLIASGVGVCGF from the coding sequence TTGGTTCTGGAAAATTTTCGTGTTATTAAACCTGAAATCCGAGTTTTAGGCATCGACGATGCACCGCACATTCCACGAACCAAAACTTACGTGCCTGGGGTGGGCGCTGTTTTCCGCGGCGGTTTTTGGCTTGAAGGTGTACTGTCCACAAAGGTTCTGGTCGACGGCTTTGACTCCACAAAGGCGTTAAGTGATATGATAACGGGTTCGCCGCATTTTAAGCAGCTTCGTGTGGTCATGATAAACGGCATAACACTTGGCGGCTTTAACATAGTAGACATCAGTGCATTAAACAAGGCAACAGGGCTCCCAGTTATAGCGGTTTCACGCAAAAACCCTAACCTGACAAAGGTATATCAAGCCATAAGAAAACTCAGTCAGCCAGAAGAGCGCTTAAAAGTGCTGGATAACGCAGGCGAAATTGTTCCTATTTCCTTGAAAAACAGGCGGGGGCAGCTTTTTATTCAAACTGTTGGGATTGCCCTTGATGATGCACAGAAAATTTTGGATTTAACCGCAACCAGAAGCATCACTCCTGAACCTTTACGTGTTGCTCATCTGATTGCTTCAGGTGTAGGCGTGTGTGGTTTTTAG